In Pengzhenrongella sicca, a single genomic region encodes these proteins:
- a CDS encoding RDD family protein, giving the protein MATRDDLGSWATGPGSPAQGPSRQAPLGRRVVALTVDWLLCLAISGAFFGGDPLATLGVFALEHVALVGTLGHTLGHRLLGIHVRPVGAPGPVGLGRAALRTALLCLVLPAVLTGPDGRGLHDRAAGTVVVRL; this is encoded by the coding sequence GTGGCGACGCGGGACGACCTCGGATCCTGGGCGACCGGGCCCGGAAGCCCTGCTCAGGGCCCGAGCCGGCAGGCTCCGCTCGGGCGTCGCGTCGTCGCGCTCACGGTCGACTGGCTGCTCTGCCTGGCGATCTCGGGCGCGTTCTTCGGGGGTGACCCGCTCGCGACGCTCGGCGTCTTCGCGCTCGAGCATGTGGCGCTCGTGGGGACCCTCGGGCACACCCTCGGGCACCGCCTGCTCGGGATCCACGTCCGGCCGGTTGGCGCGCCCGGACCCGTCGGGCTCGGGCGGGCCGCGCTGCGCACCGCGCTGCTGTGCCTCGTGCTGCCCGCGGTGCTCACCGGGCCAGACGGCCGTGGCCTGCACGACCGGGCCGCCGGGACGGTCGTCGTCCGGCTCTGA
- the glnA gene encoding type I glutamate--ammonia ligase produces MFSNAEEVLKFIEEEDVKFVDIRFCDLPGVMQHFNVPAYSLPDDFFTEGQMFDGSSIRGFQAIHESDMKLIPDVTTAYLDPFRVEKTLNINFAIVDPYTNEPYSRDPRQVAAKAEAYLKSTGIADTAFFAPEAEFYIFDDVRFETKSNSASYFVDSSEAAWNTNRVEEGGNLGHKIPYKGGYFPVPPVDSFTDIRDQICLALDALGLQIERSHHEVGTGGQQEINYRFDELAISADKVQLFKYVVKNVAHRNGRTATFMPKPLFGDNGSGMHVHQSLWKDGVPLFFDEKGYGGLSDMARWYIGGLLKHAPSLLAFTNPTVNSYHRLVPGFEAPVNLVYSARNRSACIRIPVTGSNPKAKRIEFRVPDPSSNPYLAFAAMLMAGLDGIQNRIEPPEPVDKDLYELPPEEHAAIQQVPGSLGEVLDALEADHDYLTAGNVFTPDLISTWIDYKRTQEIDPIRLRPHPHEFELYYDC; encoded by the coding sequence ATGTTCAGCAATGCCGAGGAAGTTCTGAAGTTCATCGAGGAAGAAGACGTCAAGTTCGTTGACATCCGTTTTTGCGACCTTCCGGGTGTGATGCAGCACTTCAACGTGCCTGCCTACTCGCTGCCCGATGACTTCTTCACCGAGGGCCAGATGTTCGACGGGTCCTCGATCCGCGGCTTCCAGGCCATCCACGAGTCCGACATGAAGCTGATCCCGGACGTCACGACGGCGTACCTCGACCCGTTCCGCGTCGAGAAGACCCTCAACATCAACTTCGCGATCGTCGACCCGTACACCAACGAGCCCTACAGCCGCGACCCGCGCCAGGTTGCTGCGAAGGCCGAGGCGTACCTCAAGTCGACCGGCATCGCCGACACCGCGTTCTTCGCCCCCGAGGCCGAGTTCTATATTTTCGACGACGTCCGGTTCGAGACGAAGTCCAACTCCGCGTCGTACTTCGTCGACTCGAGCGAGGCGGCCTGGAACACGAACCGCGTCGAGGAGGGTGGCAACCTCGGGCACAAGATCCCGTACAAGGGCGGCTACTTCCCCGTCCCCCCGGTCGACTCGTTCACCGACATCCGCGACCAGATCTGCCTCGCCCTCGACGCGCTCGGCCTGCAGATCGAGCGCTCGCACCACGAGGTCGGCACCGGCGGCCAGCAGGAGATCAACTACCGCTTCGACGAGCTCGCGATCTCGGCCGACAAGGTCCAGCTGTTCAAGTACGTCGTGAAGAACGTCGCGCACCGCAACGGCCGCACCGCGACCTTCATGCCGAAGCCGCTCTTCGGTGACAACGGCTCGGGCATGCACGTGCACCAGTCCCTGTGGAAGGACGGCGTGCCGCTGTTCTTCGACGAGAAGGGCTACGGCGGGCTGTCCGACATGGCGCGCTGGTACATCGGTGGCCTGCTCAAGCACGCGCCGTCGCTGCTCGCGTTCACGAACCCGACGGTGAACTCCTACCACCGCCTGGTCCCGGGCTTCGAGGCGCCGGTCAACCTGGTGTACTCGGCCCGCAACCGGTCCGCCTGCATCCGCATCCCGGTCACCGGCTCGAACCCCAAGGCCAAGCGCATCGAGTTCCGCGTGCCGGACCCGTCGTCCAACCCGTACCTGGCCTTCGCGGCCATGCTGATGGCCGGCCTCGACGGCATCCAGAACCGCATCGAGCCGCCGGAGCCGGTCGACAAGGACCTGTACGAGCTCCCGCCCGAGGAGCACGCCGCGATCCAGCAGGTTCCCGGCAGCCTCGGCGAGGTCCTCGACGCGCTCGAGGCCGACCACGACTACCTCACGGCCGGGAACGTCTTCACCCCCGACCTGATCTCGACGTGGATCGACTACAAGCGCACGCAGGAGATCGACCCCATCCGGCTGCGCCCGCACCCGCACGAGTTCGAGCTCTACTACGACTGCTGA